A stretch of the Archangium violaceum genome encodes the following:
- a CDS encoding PAS domain-containing protein produces the protein MTVVAARPEALVTPGQASVLLVDDDAANLAAVEAILAPLGQRLVKAGSGQEALRRVLETDFAAVLMDVRLGDMSGVEVTALLRQRVRNQRTPVLLMTAGDGDEREVLEAYAHGAVDYLRKPLVAPVLRAKVAVFVELHLARERMRLQEESLRARERETLEGSHREMLHHLLMQAPAAIAITRGPDFVFEFANPLYSEVLGRPMQLGKPLREVLPEVLSQPEVMAALQGVMETGESFQANEFPIALDRKGNGKPEEYFFNLIYQAVRDADGRPTGLLTFAVDVTEHVLARRRSERLAEELRLQTGALRTSEERLRLAVTSTALGTWDLDLLTGALRWDARCKELFGLPPEEDVTYERFLSLLHPEDRQPTDDAVQRSFDPGGRGGYDIEYRTVGPYDGVVRWLRATGRTYFEQGRAVRFIGTVQDITERKRSEAERLELLARERRRAELLKELAQTAVALNSADSLDAMLALTTERVRALVGAHQSVISLTEDGNWTQAINAVSLSDKYAAWRDYGEKTDGSGIYALVCRTNQPLRMTQAQLEAHPMWKGFGRHAATHPPMRGWLAVPLVGRDGRNLGLIQLSDKLEGDFTEEDELIVVQLAQLASVAVENQRLYQLAQTQRRNLFEALMQLPASFAVLRGPELVHEMGNRVYQQLTGGRPLLGIPVRQAVPELKGQGFFEMLDNVYRTGVPIQKQEVPTRWHRTAGAPLEDGFFNIAYQPLRDAEGKVEGIVAAAFEVTEQVLARNKLEALAAELRESEQQFRFLADSIPHLVWIADPEGVVTWTNERWTDFTGITTEQMRGWGWKAVHDPADVERVVSTWRRALSEGVSWEEQFRLRHKGGGFRWFLARAIPVRDTEGRIVRWFGTNTDIDEERRTVENLRRAEEEIRQLNASLEQRVRERTTQLQEANKELESFSYSVSHDLRAPLRHITGFAQLLDRRAGASLDDVSRGHLKTILTAAQQGGQLVDDLLAFSRMGRAELRQTRVDLSALVQEIRRELLTEANGREVEWRVGELPWVEADPSLLRQVLRNLLGNALKYTRPRPQALIEVGAREEAGEVEIWVRDNGVGFEMQYVDKLFGVFQRLHTVEQFEGTGIGLANVRRIISRHGGRTWAEGAVDQGATFHFTLPRATPS, from the coding sequence ATGACCGTTGTCGCCGCGCGTCCAGAAGCCCTGGTAACCCCCGGGCAGGCGAGCGTCCTGCTCGTCGATGATGACGCCGCCAACCTCGCCGCCGTGGAGGCCATCCTCGCCCCCCTGGGCCAGCGCCTGGTGAAGGCGGGCTCCGGACAGGAGGCGCTCCGGCGCGTGCTCGAGACGGACTTCGCCGCCGTCCTCATGGATGTGCGGTTGGGGGACATGAGCGGCGTCGAGGTGACGGCGCTGTTGCGCCAGCGGGTGCGCAACCAGCGGACCCCCGTCCTGCTCATGACGGCCGGGGACGGCGACGAGCGCGAGGTGCTCGAGGCCTACGCCCACGGGGCGGTGGACTACCTGCGCAAGCCGCTCGTGGCCCCGGTGCTGCGCGCCAAGGTGGCCGTGTTCGTGGAGCTCCACCTCGCCCGCGAGCGGATGCGGCTCCAGGAGGAGTCCCTGCGCGCCCGCGAGCGCGAGACCCTGGAGGGCTCCCACCGGGAGATGCTCCACCACCTGCTCATGCAGGCGCCAGCGGCCATCGCCATCACCCGCGGGCCCGACTTCGTCTTCGAGTTCGCCAATCCCCTCTATTCGGAGGTGCTGGGCCGCCCCATGCAGTTGGGCAAGCCCCTGCGCGAGGTGCTCCCCGAGGTCCTCTCCCAGCCGGAGGTCATGGCGGCCCTCCAGGGCGTGATGGAGACGGGCGAGTCCTTCCAGGCCAACGAGTTCCCCATCGCGCTGGACCGGAAGGGCAACGGGAAGCCGGAGGAGTATTTCTTCAACCTCATCTATCAGGCGGTGCGCGACGCGGACGGGCGCCCCACGGGCCTGCTCACCTTCGCCGTCGACGTGACCGAGCATGTCCTGGCGCGGCGCCGCAGCGAGCGCCTCGCCGAGGAGCTCCGCCTCCAGACGGGGGCACTGCGCACCAGCGAGGAGCGGCTGCGGCTGGCCGTCACCTCCACCGCGCTCGGCACGTGGGACCTCGACCTCCTCACCGGGGCGCTCCGGTGGGATGCGCGCTGCAAGGAGCTCTTCGGCCTGCCGCCCGAGGAGGACGTCACCTACGAGCGCTTCCTCTCCCTGCTGCACCCGGAGGATCGCCAGCCCACCGACGACGCCGTGCAGCGCAGCTTCGACCCGGGGGGCCGTGGCGGCTACGACATCGAGTACCGCACCGTGGGTCCGTACGACGGCGTCGTGCGGTGGCTGCGCGCCACGGGCCGGACCTACTTCGAGCAGGGCCGCGCGGTGCGCTTCATCGGCACGGTGCAGGACATCACCGAGCGCAAACGCTCCGAGGCGGAGCGCCTCGAGTTGCTCGCGCGTGAGCGCCGTCGGGCCGAGCTGCTCAAGGAGCTGGCGCAGACGGCGGTGGCCCTCAACTCGGCGGACAGCCTGGATGCCATGCTCGCCCTCACCACCGAGCGGGTCCGGGCGCTCGTCGGTGCCCACCAATCCGTCATCAGCCTGACGGAAGATGGCAACTGGACGCAGGCCATCAACGCCGTCTCGCTCTCGGACAAATACGCGGCCTGGCGCGACTACGGCGAGAAGACGGACGGCAGCGGCATCTACGCCCTGGTCTGCCGGACGAACCAGCCCCTGCGCATGACCCAGGCGCAGCTCGAGGCCCACCCGATGTGGAAGGGCTTCGGCCGGCACGCGGCCACGCACCCGCCCATGCGCGGCTGGCTCGCCGTGCCGCTGGTGGGCCGCGATGGCAGGAACCTCGGCCTCATCCAGCTCTCCGACAAGCTCGAGGGAGACTTCACGGAGGAGGACGAGCTCATCGTGGTGCAGCTCGCGCAGCTGGCGAGCGTGGCCGTGGAGAACCAGCGGCTGTACCAGCTGGCCCAGACGCAGCGCAGGAACCTCTTCGAGGCGCTGATGCAGCTGCCCGCCTCGTTCGCCGTCCTGCGCGGTCCCGAGCTCGTCCACGAGATGGGCAACCGCGTCTACCAGCAGCTCACGGGCGGGCGCCCCCTGCTGGGGATTCCCGTGCGCCAGGCCGTGCCCGAGCTCAAGGGACAGGGCTTCTTCGAGATGCTCGACAACGTGTACCGCACGGGCGTGCCCATCCAGAAGCAGGAGGTCCCCACCCGCTGGCACCGGACCGCCGGCGCGCCCCTGGAAGACGGCTTCTTCAACATCGCCTACCAGCCGCTGCGGGACGCGGAGGGGAAGGTGGAGGGCATCGTCGCCGCCGCCTTCGAGGTCACCGAGCAGGTGCTCGCCCGCAACAAGCTCGAGGCGCTGGCCGCGGAGCTGCGCGAGAGCGAGCAGCAGTTCCGCTTCCTGGCCGATTCCATCCCCCATCTCGTGTGGATCGCCGACCCGGAGGGGGTGGTGACCTGGACCAACGAGCGCTGGACCGACTTCACCGGCATCACCACCGAGCAGATGCGTGGCTGGGGATGGAAGGCCGTGCACGACCCGGCCGATGTCGAGCGGGTGGTGTCCACCTGGCGCAGGGCGCTCTCCGAGGGGGTGTCCTGGGAGGAGCAGTTCCGGTTGCGGCACAAGGGCGGCGGGTTCCGGTGGTTCCTCGCGCGCGCCATCCCCGTGCGGGACACCGAGGGCCGCATCGTCCGGTGGTTCGGCACCAACACGGACATCGACGAGGAGCGGCGCACCGTCGAGAACCTCCGGCGCGCGGAGGAGGAGATCCGCCAGCTCAACGCCAGCCTGGAGCAGCGCGTGCGCGAGCGCACCACCCAGCTCCAGGAGGCCAACAAGGAGCTGGAGTCCTTCAGCTACTCGGTCTCCCACGATCTGCGCGCCCCGCTGCGCCACATCACCGGCTTCGCCCAGCTCCTGGACCGGCGCGCGGGTGCCTCCCTGGACGACGTGTCCCGCGGCCACCTCAAGACGATCCTCACCGCCGCGCAGCAGGGGGGGCAGCTCGTCGATGACCTGCTCGCCTTCTCCCGGATGGGCCGGGCCGAGCTGCGTCAGACCCGGGTGGACCTCAGCGCGCTCGTGCAGGAGATCCGCCGGGAGCTGCTCACGGAGGCGAATGGGCGCGAGGTCGAATGGCGGGTGGGCGAGCTGCCTTGGGTGGAGGCGGACCCATCCCTCCTCCGGCAGGTGTTACGCAACCTGCTCGGCAACGCATTGAAGTACACCCGGCCCCGGC
- a CDS encoding sensor histidine kinase, protein MSSHRFAMFLAVVLVCWGGDVARAGEPPGRIGFRSYGTDAGIENQDMSWVFQDGEGFVWVCAADAMYRFDGERFERFGLEAGLPSPIVNDATLDAEGRLLLVTRGGVVRWDGSHFVSVPMNGVSSRVLRLRLDARKRMLVGSEDGLFVESEPGRFVLSPGWPGGAAQVLWVDASGALQVGSESRLLTRDVHGVWRSRRLPGPELRNILSIARDGQGRLWLSGDGWLLVQSREGGVLEERSHLLAGGLGAGHRLRVGRRGQLLVPNNRGLIVVEGERSGFLRLGLTERSARMWDVLEDEQGTLWVASLGVHRSVGRGLWTVHDSATGLPSSMIWGLDRGPDGTLWVGSDVGLSRGTPEGWVPVGLSGYSLKAVVVAPDGAVWAAGNPVGLHRYEPWSGRARTFAEADGYPARYTFDLHWEPDGTLWAATTSGLIRGVRIGEVWSFQMVLASKGMSFFGVERDAAGRLWAAGDGLHVREKGVFRRLGTAEGLRNDRVRYLAIRRDGRVCVSYDDPLGLSCFTYRDGRLVDGVHLDRNTGLHNGMVYFVGEDSVGRLWVGTGAGVHVVSADGVFEQFGASGGAPGDDCSGNSFHADPDGLVWVGTSSGLGRFEGAGYFGPAEPPRVVLLDTVLGSRSFPRPPPEGLESTLGESTLDVRLADLGAFDERRVEHEVRLVGLDDWHPTAGRSVRYSALSPGSYRLEVRARNGRGPWGPVVGFSLVVHPPWWAAWWARGLGVLLLGACVAGVVRWRGLALKRENVELERQVRARTAELERAREKVIQAEKLSAMGQLLARLSHEINNPLTAIHNNLPPVREYFEQLEEVLRLCRERLAAHPEDAGVVERLWKELDIDFVLQDTPEALEAMRHATERIRSIQEDLRAFLRGDRPRLELDDLNTLVHETAELVRRSLPRGARIDVRCGEVPRFPFHKGQLGQVLLNLMRNAFDAMGNEGQVRVSTDVRDGMVELVVADDGPGIPPEVRERIFEPFFSTKDVGKGSGLGLAICQQIVTENHGGTLVLDTSVARGACFRVRLPLATSRHAVAA, encoded by the coding sequence ATGTCGTCGCATCGGTTCGCCATGTTCCTGGCGGTGGTCCTCGTTTGCTGGGGAGGCGACGTGGCGCGCGCGGGGGAGCCCCCGGGGCGCATCGGCTTCCGGAGCTACGGCACGGATGCCGGCATCGAGAACCAGGACATGTCCTGGGTCTTCCAGGATGGGGAAGGGTTCGTGTGGGTCTGCGCGGCGGACGCGATGTACCGCTTCGACGGTGAGCGCTTCGAGCGCTTCGGGCTGGAGGCCGGCCTGCCCTCGCCGATCGTGAACGACGCGACGCTCGACGCCGAGGGGCGGTTGCTCCTGGTGACCCGGGGCGGCGTGGTCCGCTGGGACGGCAGCCACTTCGTCTCCGTGCCGATGAACGGTGTCTCCTCGCGGGTGCTGCGGCTCCGTCTGGACGCCCGGAAGCGGATGCTCGTGGGCAGCGAGGACGGTCTGTTCGTGGAGTCGGAGCCGGGACGCTTCGTCCTGTCGCCCGGGTGGCCGGGTGGCGCGGCCCAGGTGCTCTGGGTGGATGCCTCGGGTGCGCTCCAGGTGGGCTCGGAGTCGCGCCTGCTGACCCGGGATGTCCACGGGGTCTGGAGGAGCCGCCGGCTGCCGGGGCCCGAGCTGCGCAACATCCTCTCCATCGCGCGGGACGGACAGGGTCGCCTGTGGCTGAGCGGTGATGGGTGGCTCCTCGTGCAGTCCCGCGAGGGAGGGGTGCTCGAGGAGCGCTCCCATCTGCTCGCGGGGGGGCTGGGCGCGGGGCACCGGTTGCGCGTGGGGCGGCGCGGGCAGCTCCTCGTACCGAACAACCGGGGCCTCATCGTGGTGGAGGGGGAGCGCTCGGGGTTCCTCCGGCTGGGCCTCACGGAGCGCTCGGCGCGGATGTGGGACGTCCTGGAGGACGAGCAGGGGACGCTCTGGGTCGCCAGCCTGGGCGTGCACCGCTCCGTGGGGCGTGGCCTGTGGACCGTGCACGACTCGGCCACGGGGCTGCCGTCGAGCATGATCTGGGGCCTGGACCGTGGTCCCGATGGGACGCTGTGGGTGGGCAGCGATGTGGGGCTGTCACGCGGCACGCCCGAGGGGTGGGTGCCCGTCGGGCTGAGCGGCTATTCACTCAAGGCCGTGGTGGTGGCCCCGGACGGCGCCGTGTGGGCCGCGGGCAACCCGGTGGGACTTCATCGCTACGAGCCCTGGAGCGGACGAGCGCGGACGTTCGCCGAGGCGGACGGCTACCCGGCGCGCTACACCTTCGACCTGCACTGGGAGCCGGATGGCACGCTGTGGGCGGCCACCACCAGCGGGCTGATCCGCGGGGTCCGCATCGGCGAGGTGTGGTCCTTCCAGATGGTGCTGGCCAGCAAGGGGATGTCCTTCTTCGGCGTGGAGCGGGACGCGGCGGGACGGCTGTGGGCCGCGGGCGACGGGCTCCACGTGCGCGAGAAGGGGGTGTTCCGGCGCCTGGGCACCGCCGAGGGGCTGCGCAACGACCGGGTGCGCTACCTGGCGATCCGGCGGGATGGCCGTGTGTGCGTGTCCTATGACGACCCCCTGGGCCTGAGCTGCTTCACGTACCGGGACGGGCGCCTCGTCGACGGCGTCCACCTGGACCGGAACACGGGGCTCCACAACGGCATGGTCTACTTCGTGGGGGAGGACTCGGTGGGCCGGTTGTGGGTGGGGACGGGGGCCGGGGTGCACGTCGTGAGCGCGGACGGCGTGTTCGAGCAGTTCGGCGCGAGCGGGGGCGCCCCGGGCGACGACTGCAGTGGCAACTCCTTCCATGCGGACCCCGATGGGCTGGTGTGGGTGGGCACCTCGAGTGGCCTCGGCCGCTTCGAGGGGGCGGGCTACTTCGGCCCGGCCGAGCCTCCGCGCGTGGTGTTGCTGGACACCGTGCTCGGCTCCCGCTCCTTCCCCCGGCCACCGCCGGAGGGCCTCGAGTCCACCCTTGGCGAGTCGACGCTGGACGTCCGGCTCGCGGACCTGGGCGCGTTCGACGAGCGGCGCGTGGAGCACGAGGTTCGCCTGGTGGGGCTGGACGACTGGCACCCCACCGCGGGCCGCTCGGTGCGCTACAGCGCCCTCTCCCCGGGGAGCTACCGCCTGGAGGTACGCGCGCGCAACGGACGGGGCCCGTGGGGGCCCGTGGTGGGGTTCTCCCTGGTGGTGCATCCGCCGTGGTGGGCGGCCTGGTGGGCGCGGGGCCTGGGGGTGCTGCTGCTGGGGGCGTGCGTGGCCGGCGTGGTGCGCTGGCGCGGGCTCGCCCTGAAGCGCGAGAACGTGGAGCTGGAGCGCCAGGTGCGGGCCCGCACCGCCGAGCTCGAGCGGGCCCGCGAGAAGGTCATCCAGGCGGAGAAGCTCTCCGCCATGGGTCAGCTCCTGGCGCGGCTCTCGCACGAAATCAACAACCCGCTCACCGCCATCCACAACAACCTGCCTCCGGTGCGCGAGTACTTCGAGCAGCTGGAAGAGGTGCTGCGGCTGTGTCGCGAGCGGCTCGCCGCCCACCCCGAGGACGCCGGGGTCGTCGAGCGGCTGTGGAAGGAGTTGGACATCGACTTCGTGCTCCAGGACACGCCCGAGGCGCTGGAGGCGATGCGGCACGCCACGGAGCGCATCCGCTCCATCCAGGAGGACCTGCGCGCGTTCCTGCGCGGGGATCGCCCACGCCTCGAGCTGGATGATCTCAACACGTTGGTCCACGAGACGGCCGAGCTGGTCCGCCGCTCGTTGCCCCGCGGCGCGAGGATCGACGTCCGGTGTGGCGAGGTGCCCCGCTTCCCCTTCCACAAGGGCCAGCTGGGACAGGTGCTGCTGAACCTGATGCGCAATGCCTTCGACGCCATGGGCAACGAGGGCCAGGTGCGGGTGAGCACGGACGTGCGCGACGGCATGGTCGAGCTCGTGGTGGCCGATGACGGTCCGGGTATTCCTCCGGAGGTGAGGGAGCGCATCTTCGAGCCCTTCTTCTCCACGAAGGACGTGGGGAAGGGCTCGGGGCTGGGGCTGGCCATCTGCCAGCAGATCGTCACGGAGAACCACGGGGGGACGCTCGTGCTGGACACGTCCGTGGCGCGGGGCGCCTGCTTCCGGGTGCGGCTGCCGCTGGCCACGTCCAGGCACGCGGTGGCGGCCTGA
- a CDS encoding acyltransferase family protein translates to MSSSQPSAVAPPAPVPGPRDTGLDRARAVAVIAMVMGHTLDAVLSDAARGGPGMRAYWSMRAVTAPLFLFVAGWAFATTVRRTGAHGPRVLRRYLPRVGLLLGWGYLLRWPGWGLPALFAGELAVWRHFLAFDALHGVAGALLLGAGVLALLKGRAARMAALAFLAVLFPCVSAGLRAVVEAGGWPLALEQALVGRTSSFPLFPWSAYFFLGGFTGLGLAGVRRVPHWLCLMGPGAVLLALMTLWGGDPGRGAPTLVLWRVGLLTVVAGLAMLLPSRLDGLLGPVGRASLWVYVVHLPIVYGWSTFPSLAGWLGHSQDVLPALGLALSVLAVSLGLALPAKKLYGRWRRRASAPDVSAASALASKPPVSG, encoded by the coding sequence ATGAGCAGCTCCCAGCCTTCCGCCGTCGCGCCGCCCGCCCCGGTGCCAGGCCCCCGCGACACGGGGCTGGACCGTGCGCGGGCGGTGGCCGTCATCGCGATGGTGATGGGCCACACGCTGGACGCGGTGCTGTCGGACGCGGCGCGCGGGGGCCCGGGCATGCGGGCGTACTGGTCCATGCGGGCCGTGACGGCGCCGCTGTTCCTCTTCGTGGCCGGGTGGGCCTTCGCGACGACGGTGCGGCGCACGGGCGCGCATGGCCCCCGCGTGCTGCGCCGGTACCTGCCGCGCGTGGGGTTGCTGCTCGGCTGGGGCTACCTGTTACGTTGGCCCGGTTGGGGGCTGCCAGCGCTGTTCGCCGGGGAGCTGGCGGTGTGGCGGCACTTCCTGGCCTTCGATGCGCTGCATGGCGTGGCGGGGGCGCTGCTGCTGGGCGCGGGCGTGCTGGCGTTGCTGAAGGGGCGGGCGGCGCGGATGGCCGCGCTGGCCTTCCTGGCGGTGCTCTTCCCCTGCGTGAGCGCGGGGTTGCGCGCGGTGGTGGAGGCGGGCGGGTGGCCGCTGGCGCTGGAGCAGGCGCTGGTGGGCAGGACATCCAGCTTCCCGCTCTTCCCGTGGTCGGCGTACTTCTTCCTGGGCGGCTTCACGGGGTTGGGGCTCGCGGGTGTGAGGCGCGTGCCGCACTGGTTGTGCCTCATGGGCCCGGGCGCCGTGCTGCTCGCGCTGATGACGCTGTGGGGCGGGGACCCCGGGAGGGGTGCTCCCACGCTGGTGCTGTGGCGGGTGGGCCTGCTGACCGTGGTGGCGGGGCTGGCCATGCTGCTGCCCTCGCGGCTGGACGGGCTGCTGGGCCCGGTGGGCCGCGCGTCGCTCTGGGTCTACGTGGTGCACCTGCCCATCGTGTACGGCTGGTCCACCTTCCCGAGCCTCGCGGGCTGGTTGGGGCACTCACAGGACGTACTGCCCGCGCTGGGCCTGGCGCTCTCTGTACTGGCGGTGTCGCTGGGGCTCGCACTGCCAGCGAAGAAGCTCTACGGCCGTTGGCGCCGGAGGGCCTCGGCTCCCGATGTGTCCGCCGCGTCGGCGCTCGCCTCCAAGCCCCCCGTCTCGGGCTGA
- the dnaN gene encoding DNA polymerase III subunit beta, whose protein sequence is MEFRIAADELKKALYRAQGIVERKTTMPILANVLVTAHKSGVTVTAFDLEIGIVSEHPAEVVKPGAVTLSAKYVFDIVQNLPDAHVTLKKLANNYVEISSGSAHFKIVGTAPEEYPKLPREESAPLVQVMGNTLLEMIKKTQFAISTDETRYILNGVFFEPQAGGKVRMVATDGHRLSLIERELQGDFKLKGGVIIPRKGLLELKRLLDEAPDAECHLGFAENSALFKKTGLTMVMRLIDGQFPEYQRVIPKEGEKAVLVPKTRLLEGLKRIALLSADKSYAVRVGLAENQLLITANNPDLGEAKDALDIAYRGTPITIGFNARYLIDVLTVTDTDEVAFELGDEHSPGVLHAPGDRSFTAVVMPMRV, encoded by the coding sequence ATGGAATTCCGCATCGCCGCCGACGAGCTGAAGAAGGCCCTCTACCGCGCCCAGGGCATCGTGGAGCGCAAGACGACGATGCCCATCCTGGCCAACGTGCTGGTCACGGCGCACAAGTCGGGGGTGACCGTCACGGCGTTCGACCTGGAGATCGGCATCGTCTCCGAGCACCCGGCCGAGGTGGTGAAGCCGGGCGCCGTCACGCTGAGCGCCAAGTACGTCTTCGACATCGTCCAGAACCTGCCGGACGCCCACGTCACGCTCAAGAAGCTGGCGAACAACTACGTGGAGATCTCGAGCGGCTCGGCGCACTTCAAGATCGTCGGCACCGCGCCCGAGGAGTACCCGAAGCTGCCGCGCGAGGAGAGCGCCCCGCTGGTGCAGGTGATGGGCAACACGCTGCTGGAGATGATCAAGAAGACGCAGTTCGCCATCTCCACGGACGAGACGCGCTACATCCTCAACGGCGTCTTCTTCGAGCCGCAGGCCGGCGGCAAGGTGCGGATGGTGGCCACGGACGGTCACCGCCTCTCGCTCATCGAGCGCGAGCTGCAGGGGGACTTCAAGCTCAAGGGTGGTGTCATCATCCCGCGCAAGGGCCTCTTGGAGCTCAAGAGGCTCCTGGACGAGGCGCCGGACGCGGAGTGCCACCTGGGGTTCGCGGAGAACTCGGCGCTCTTCAAGAAGACGGGCCTGACGATGGTGATGCGGCTCATCGACGGGCAGTTCCCCGAGTACCAGCGCGTCATCCCCAAGGAGGGGGAGAAGGCGGTGCTGGTGCCCAAGACGCGGCTGCTCGAGGGCCTCAAGCGCATCGCGCTGCTGAGCGCGGACAAGAGCTACGCGGTGCGCGTGGGCCTGGCGGAGAACCAGCTGCTCATCACCGCGAACAACCCGGACCTGGGTGAGGCCAAGGACGCGCTGGACATCGCCTACCGGGGCACCCCCATCACCATCGGCTTCAACGCGCGCTACCTCATCGACGTGCTGACGGTGACGGACACGGACGAGGTGGCCTTCGAGCTGGGTGACGAGCACAGCCCGGGCGTGCTGCACGCGCCGGGGGACCGCAGCTTCACGGCCGTCGTGATGCCGATGCGCGTCTGA
- the msrB gene encoding peptide-methionine (R)-S-oxide reductase MsrB: MHDRFYKTDDEWREQLTPEQYRIMRQKGTEPPFTGAFWNHHGRGIYSCAGCGCTLFSSKTKFDSGTGWPSFWAPIKSSHIAHHDDRTFLHTRTEASCSRCGAHLGHVFDDGPPPTGLRYCVNSAALVFEPEEQLRAEELGEELGAFASE, translated from the coding sequence ATGCACGACAGGTTCTACAAGACCGACGACGAGTGGCGGGAGCAGCTCACCCCGGAGCAGTACCGGATCATGCGGCAGAAGGGCACGGAGCCCCCATTCACCGGCGCCTTCTGGAATCACCACGGCCGGGGCATCTACAGCTGCGCCGGCTGCGGCTGCACCCTCTTCTCCTCGAAGACGAAGTTCGACTCGGGCACAGGCTGGCCCAGCTTCTGGGCGCCCATCAAGTCCAGCCACATCGCCCACCACGATGACCGCACCTTCCTGCACACCCGGACCGAGGCGTCGTGCAGCCGCTGCGGCGCCCACCTCGGCCACGTCTTCGATGACGGGCCGCCGCCCACCGGGCTGCGCTATTGCGTCAACTCGGCCGCCCTCGTCTTCGAGCCCGAGGAGCAGCTGCGCGCGGAGGAGCTCGGCGAGGAGCTCGGCGCCTTCGCCTCCGAATAA
- a CDS encoding DUF6748 domain-containing protein: protein MTSSHPLLSAALALGLLAGCSNRTTPEPRPTESTSAPTTQPAPLMETPPTSKPAPSSSASADAAGKRGQALPTDGADTGARDTAAAKPVVYLVKDSGVRCITAPCPSYIATPVDQPGAEGIQITDVDLSALGLPEDRRATLLESVQGRGAGLKVEATVDTVPKAGPGGAATVLRVKKVVEGR, encoded by the coding sequence ATGACCTCGAGTCATCCCCTCCTCTCCGCCGCCCTCGCGCTCGGCCTGCTCGCCGGCTGCAGCAACCGCACCACCCCCGAGCCCCGGCCCACCGAGTCCACCTCCGCACCCACCACCCAGCCCGCGCCCCTGATGGAAACGCCTCCCACCTCCAAGCCCGCCCCGTCCTCCTCCGCCTCGGCCGACGCCGCCGGGAAGCGGGGGCAGGCCCTCCCGACCGACGGCGCCGACACCGGCGCCCGGGACACCGCCGCCGCGAAGCCCGTGGTGTACCTGGTGAAGGACAGCGGGGTGCGCTGCATCACCGCGCCCTGCCCGTCCTATATCGCCACCCCGGTGGACCAGCCCGGCGCGGAGGGCATTCAGATCACCGATGTGGACCTCTCCGCGCTCGGCCTGCCCGAGGATCGGCGCGCCACCCTCCTCGAGTCCGTCCAGGGCCGCGGCGCCGGACTCAAGGTGGAAGCCACGGTGGACACGGTGCCCAAGGCGGGCCCTGGTGGCGCCGCCACCGTGCTACGTGTCAAGAAGGTCGTCGAGGGCCGGTAG